In Xanthomonas sp. SI, the following are encoded in one genomic region:
- the lspA gene encoding signal peptidase II: MTVRPKPSALIWLLLSALVIGLDQWSKAWVLSSLPEFTAVPVIDGFWNWYRTYNTGAAFSFLSQAGGWQLWFFTALAVGISGLLAWWLARTPRGDWRSAMPYALVIGGAIGNVIDRLMHGHVVDFIQWYVGEHYWPSFNIADSAIVAGAVGIALFGVFDGKSKRKAG, encoded by the coding sequence ATGACCGTACGACCCAAACCCTCCGCGCTGATCTGGCTGCTGCTGTCCGCGCTGGTGATCGGCCTGGACCAGTGGAGCAAGGCCTGGGTGCTGTCCAGCCTGCCCGAGTTCACCGCGGTGCCGGTGATCGACGGCTTCTGGAACTGGTACCGCACCTACAACACCGGCGCCGCGTTCAGTTTCCTGAGCCAGGCCGGCGGCTGGCAGCTGTGGTTCTTCACCGCGCTGGCGGTGGGCATCAGCGGCCTGCTGGCCTGGTGGCTGGCGCGCACCCCGCGCGGCGACTGGCGCAGCGCCATGCCTTACGCCCTGGTCATCGGCGGCGCGATCGGCAACGTCATCGACCGGCTGATGCACGGCCATGTGGTCGATTTCATCCAGTGGTACGTGGGCGAGCACTACTGGCCCTCGTTCAACATCGCCGACTCGGCGATCGTCGCCGGTGCCGTGGGCATCGCCCTGTTCGGCGTGTTCGACGGCAAGTCGAAGCGAAAAGCGGGATAA
- the ileS gene encoding isoleucine--tRNA ligase, with product MTQDYKATLNLPATDFPMRGDLPKREPDTLARWESEGLYAQLRDNAQGRPLFVLHDGPPYANGAIHLGHAVNKILKDIIVKSKYLAGFDAPYIPGWDCHGLPIEIAIEKKFGKVGVKLDAAQFRQKCREYANEQIDIQRRDFKRLGVIGDWENPYRTLDFHFEANEMRALARIVDNGHLTRGVKPVHWCFDCGSALAEAEIEYADKQSPTVDVAYTARDGAALAAAFGVALPEGVEVAVPIWTTTPWTLPASLAVSLGPDLSYALVEGPAHDGRRRWLVLADALAERALQRYGVAEVVVHGRVAGAALENQLLAHPFYDERDIPLILGDHVSDEDGTGAVHTAPGHGQEDYVAAKQYGLIERYTAAQINPIDGRGVYLPSTPPADGVVLAGLHIWKANDTIAEVLAARGALLAHASMVHSYPHCWRHKTPIAFRATPQWFISMEQANLRADALKAIEGVHWYPSWGQARIAGMVAGRPDWTISRQRTWGVPIALFVHRETGEPHPRSTELMRQVADRVEESGVDVWYTLDAAELLGDEAADYDKITDILDVWFDSGVTHEAVLAERGIPKPADLYLEGSDQHRGWFQSSLLTGVALDQAAPYRQCLTHGFTVDEHGRKMSKSLGNGIEPQDIMKTLGADILRLWIASSDYSNEMSLSQEILKRNSDAYRRLRNTARFLLGNLHGFNPAAHLRTLPELVALDRWIVHRAYEVQEQIKAAYARYDFAAIVQALLNFCSVDLGSLYLDVTKDRLYTMPEDSHGRRSAQSAMFHVAEAFVRWIAPIMSFTADELWGYLPGAHVGNVLFATWYEGLAPLPEDAPLSAADFDQLLALREQVAKVLEPMRGNGVIGAALEAEITVAADAATAAKLQPLQEELRFLFISGDVVVREASTDEIFVSAQATGKQKCVRCWHHRADVGVDPAHPELCGRCVGNIDGPGEERTWF from the coding sequence GTGACCCAGGACTACAAAGCCACCCTCAATCTGCCGGCGACGGACTTCCCGATGCGCGGCGATCTGCCCAAGCGCGAGCCGGACACGCTGGCCCGCTGGGAGAGCGAGGGGCTGTACGCGCAGCTGCGCGACAACGCCCAGGGCCGGCCGCTGTTCGTGCTGCACGACGGCCCGCCGTACGCCAACGGCGCGATCCATCTCGGCCACGCGGTCAACAAGATCCTCAAGGACATCATCGTCAAGTCCAAGTACCTGGCCGGCTTCGATGCGCCGTACATCCCGGGCTGGGACTGCCATGGCCTGCCGATCGAGATCGCGATCGAGAAGAAGTTCGGCAAGGTCGGGGTCAAGCTGGATGCGGCGCAGTTCCGGCAGAAATGCCGCGAGTACGCCAACGAGCAGATCGACATCCAGCGCCGCGATTTCAAGCGCCTGGGCGTGATCGGCGACTGGGAAAACCCGTACCGCACGCTCGACTTCCATTTCGAAGCCAACGAGATGCGCGCGCTGGCCCGGATCGTCGACAACGGCCACCTGACCCGCGGCGTGAAGCCGGTGCACTGGTGCTTCGATTGCGGCTCGGCGCTGGCCGAGGCGGAGATCGAATACGCCGACAAGCAGTCGCCGACCGTGGACGTGGCCTACACCGCGCGCGATGGCGCGGCGCTGGCCGCCGCGTTCGGCGTCGCGCTGCCGGAAGGTGTCGAAGTCGCGGTGCCGATCTGGACCACCACGCCATGGACGCTGCCGGCCTCGCTGGCGGTGTCGCTGGGGCCGGACCTGAGCTACGCCCTGGTCGAAGGCCCGGCGCACGACGGCCGCCGCCGCTGGCTGGTGCTGGCCGATGCGCTGGCCGAGCGCGCGCTGCAGCGCTACGGCGTGGCCGAGGTGGTGGTGCATGGTCGTGTCGCTGGCGCAGCGCTGGAAAACCAACTGCTGGCGCATCCGTTCTACGACGAGCGCGACATTCCGCTGATCCTGGGCGACCACGTCTCCGACGAGGACGGTACCGGCGCGGTGCACACCGCACCCGGACACGGCCAGGAAGACTACGTGGCGGCCAAGCAGTACGGGCTGATCGAGCGCTATACCGCCGCGCAGATCAATCCGATCGACGGCCGCGGCGTGTATCTGCCTTCGACCCCGCCGGCCGACGGCGTGGTGCTGGCCGGGCTGCACATCTGGAAGGCCAACGACACCATCGCCGAGGTGCTCGCCGCGCGCGGCGCGCTGCTGGCGCACGCGAGCATGGTCCACAGCTACCCGCATTGCTGGCGGCACAAGACCCCGATCGCGTTCCGCGCCACCCCGCAGTGGTTCATCTCGATGGAGCAGGCCAACCTGCGCGCCGACGCGCTGAAGGCGATCGAGGGCGTGCACTGGTATCCGTCCTGGGGCCAGGCGCGTATCGCCGGCATGGTCGCCGGGCGTCCGGACTGGACCATCTCCCGGCAGCGCACCTGGGGCGTGCCGATCGCGCTGTTCGTGCACCGCGAGACCGGCGAGCCGCATCCGCGCAGCACCGAACTGATGCGCCAGGTCGCCGACCGCGTCGAGGAGAGCGGGGTGGACGTGTGGTACACGCTCGACGCCGCCGAACTGCTCGGCGACGAAGCCGCCGACTACGACAAAATCACCGACATCCTCGACGTGTGGTTCGATTCGGGCGTGACCCACGAGGCGGTGCTGGCCGAGCGCGGCATTCCCAAGCCGGCCGACCTGTACCTGGAAGGTTCGGACCAGCACCGCGGCTGGTTCCAGTCCTCGCTGTTGACCGGCGTGGCGCTGGACCAGGCGGCGCCGTACCGGCAGTGCCTGACCCACGGCTTCACCGTGGACGAGCACGGCCGCAAGATGTCCAAGTCGCTGGGCAACGGCATCGAGCCGCAGGACATCATGAAGACCCTGGGCGCGGACATCCTGCGCCTGTGGATCGCCTCCAGCGACTACAGCAACGAGATGTCGCTGTCGCAGGAGATCCTCAAGCGCAACTCCGACGCCTACCGGCGCCTGCGCAACACCGCGCGCTTCCTGCTCGGCAATCTGCACGGCTTCAATCCGGCCGCGCACCTGCGCACCCTGCCGGAACTGGTGGCGCTGGACCGCTGGATCGTGCATCGCGCCTACGAGGTGCAGGAGCAGATCAAGGCCGCCTACGCGCGCTACGACTTCGCCGCGATCGTGCAGGCGCTGCTGAACTTCTGCAGCGTGGACCTGGGTTCGTTGTACCTGGACGTGACCAAGGACCGGCTGTACACGATGCCGGAGGACTCGCACGGCCGGCGTTCGGCGCAGAGCGCGATGTTCCATGTCGCCGAAGCGTTCGTGCGCTGGATCGCGCCGATCATGAGCTTCACCGCCGACGAACTGTGGGGCTACCTGCCCGGCGCGCACGTCGGCAACGTGCTGTTCGCGACCTGGTACGAAGGCCTGGCGCCGCTGCCGGAGGATGCGCCGCTGAGCGCGGCCGATTTCGATCAACTGCTGGCGCTGCGCGAGCAGGTGGCCAAGGTGCTGGAGCCGATGCGCGGCAACGGCGTGATCGGCGCGGCGCTGGAGGCGGAGATCACCGTCGCCGCCGACGCGGCCACGGCCGCCAAGCTGCAGCCGCTGCAGGAGGAATTGCGCTTCCTGTTCATCAGCGGCGACGTGGTGGTGCGCGAAGCCAGTACCGACGAGATCTTCGTCAGCGCCCAGGCCACCGGCAAGCAGAAGTGCGTGCGCTGCTGGCACCACCGCGCCGATGTGGGCGTGGATCCGGCGCACCCGGAACTGTGCGGCCGCTGCGTCGGCAACATCGACGGACCGGGCGAGGAGCGCACCTGGTTCTGA
- a CDS encoding bifunctional riboflavin kinase/FAD synthetase, with amino-acid sequence MSRLFRDVEGGTLFPQGSVVCIGAFDGLHLGHRALVRHALARARALGVPAVALSFEPLPREFFAPAAPPPRLTLARAKVEGLQQLGVDSVGLLRFDRRLSSMSAQDFVQRTLVDRLQAREVWIGPAFRFGHKRGGDIALLREMGAQLGFSAGEIEPVHLREERISSTRIRELLVAGEFAHAADLLGRPYAIDGRVVRGKQLGRTLGYPTANLRFPRTPALSGIYATWVHGVTEQPWPSVSSFGTRPTVQGVEPLLEAHLFDFHGDLYGRHISVEFVAKLRDEEKFSDLPALTEQMHRDAALARRLLASAQRTTLPLAQARASIRGLSNEDNR; translated from the coding sequence ATGAGCAGGCTGTTTAGAGACGTCGAGGGCGGGACTTTGTTCCCGCAGGGAAGCGTGGTCTGCATCGGCGCCTTCGATGGCCTGCATCTGGGCCACCGTGCGCTGGTGCGCCATGCGCTGGCGCGTGCCCGCGCGCTGGGCGTGCCGGCGGTGGCGTTGAGCTTCGAGCCGCTGCCGCGCGAGTTCTTCGCGCCGGCCGCGCCGCCGCCGCGGCTGACCCTGGCGCGGGCCAAGGTCGAAGGCCTGCAGCAGCTCGGCGTGGACAGCGTGGGCCTGCTGCGCTTCGACCGGCGGCTGTCGTCGATGAGCGCGCAGGATTTCGTGCAACGCACCCTGGTCGATCGGCTGCAGGCGCGCGAAGTGTGGATCGGGCCGGCGTTCCGTTTCGGCCACAAGCGCGGCGGCGACATCGCGCTGCTGCGCGAGATGGGCGCGCAACTGGGCTTTTCCGCCGGCGAGATCGAGCCGGTGCACCTGCGCGAAGAACGCATCTCCAGCACCCGCATCCGCGAACTGCTGGTGGCCGGCGAATTCGCCCACGCCGCCGATCTGCTCGGCCGCCCGTACGCGATCGACGGCCGCGTGGTGCGCGGCAAGCAGCTCGGGCGCACCCTCGGCTATCCCACCGCCAACCTGCGCTTCCCGCGCACGCCGGCGCTGTCGGGGATCTACGCGACCTGGGTGCATGGAGTGACTGAGCAGCCGTGGCCGTCGGTGTCCAGCTTCGGTACGCGGCCGACGGTGCAGGGTGTGGAGCCGCTGCTGGAAGCGCACCTGTTCGATTTCCACGGCGACCTGTACGGGCGCCACATTTCTGTGGAATTCGTCGCCAAGTTGCGCGACGAAGAAAAATTTTCCGATCTGCCGGCGCTGACCGAACAGATGCACCGCGACGCCGCACTGGCCCGGCGCCTGCTCGCGTCCGCGCAGCGGACCACGCTGCCGCTCGCACAAGCCCGCGCCTCCATACGCGGACTCTCCAATGAAGACAACCGGTAA